One Epinephelus lanceolatus isolate andai-2023 chromosome 17, ASM4190304v1, whole genome shotgun sequence genomic window carries:
- the LOC117248764 gene encoding cholesterol 25-hydroxylase-like protein: MTNSEGTETLLLQVPWDWLRHQSFLGSPFFPVFFSLSVYLSCCLPYVCLDLLCSRLTLVHRFKIQPQSKVTWAMAWRCLRKILHNHVCFIFPLSVMHWYWRPVFAPALAPEMLSVVKDVLACLLLFDMQYFLWHLLHHKVPWLYHVFHKEHHLYTATFSLTTENTSVWEMLSLTFFTGLNPALLDCHPLTEMLFFVTNMYLSVEAHSGYEFPWSPHRLVPFGLYGGAQHHDIHHLKFKVNYAPYFTHWDRLFGTLKKARRKLGKTLKRP; encoded by the coding sequence atgaCAAACTCCGAGGGCACAGAGACGCTCCTTCTGCAGGTTCCCTGGGACTGGTTAAGACATCAGAGCTTCCTCGGATCTCCATTCTTCCCagtcttcttctctctgtcagTTTACCTGAGCTGCTGCTTGCCTTACGTTTGCCTGGATTTGCTCTGTTCCAGACTTACCCTGGTCCATCGATTCAAGATCCAGCCTCAGAGCAAGGTGACATGGGCGATGGCTTGGAGGTGTTTGCGCAAAATTCTCCACAACcatgtgtgtttcattttcccCCTTTCTGTCATGCACTGGTACTGGAGACCTGTGTTTGCTCCTGCGCTTGCACCTGAGATGCTGAGCGTTGTTAAGGACGTACTGGCCTGCCTCCTCCTGTTCGACATGCAGTACTTTCTGTGGCATCTGCTGCATCACAAGGTGCCCTGGCTCTACCATGTCTTCCATAAGGAGCACCACCTCTACACAGCCACCTTCTCCCTGACGACAGAAAACACAAGCGTGTGGGAGATGCTGAGCCTCACCTTCTTCACAGGCTTGAACCCTGCTCTCCTGGACTGCCATCCACTCACCGAGATGCTCTTCTTCGTCACAAACATGTATCTGTCTGTGGAGGCGCACTCTGGCTATGAATTCCCCTGGTCTCCACATAGACTGGTGCCCTTTGGCCTCTACGGAGGAGCTCAGCATCATGACATACACCACCTAAAATTTAAAGTAAACTATGCGCCATACTTCACACACTGGGACAGACTTTTTGGCACACTGAAGAAAGCACGGAGGAAGTTGGGGAAGACTTTAAAGAGGCCATGA